The genomic interval GCATaaaggatgtttagtaatacttgattactcctatgtccaagttatatgaatcagatccataaactttcaaagttatgatggtaattcaacaaatacccccaacatggtctaagttcattgaccctaaatgacctttgaccttggtcatgtgacctgaaactcagacaggatgttcaataatacttgattaaccttatgtccaagtttcatgaactaggtccatatactttctaagttatgctgtcatttaaaaaacttaaccttcagttaagatttgatgttgacgccaccGCTGTCAGAAtagtggcgcctatagtctcactctgctatgcaggtgagacaaaaatggaagCCATGAAAATATCAGGTTTAGAGATGCCTCTCAGAATGCTTCAGACACTGAAATAGCAGCTGCGAAACTAGTGGATTTTGAGAGACATAACATTCTTGGACATCCCCAGCCTACAACACTACATTTGCACTGGAAATGTGCGTGCTCTAGAACTGTGGTGCAACTACTTTCAACAGctttacatgtactgtaggtgTTTATATCTATAATGGGAAAAGTGAAAAAAGCAaagatatactgtatatatgtatCTGCATAAATCATGGACCCACctgtttctcaaaaaaaaactCCTGTTGTAAATGTTGGACTCTCCTATTTCTACTAACATTAGTACATGTAAGTTAGTGCCTTTAAATTTTGGGGGGTCATTTTTGACAGGacaaaatacaatgaaatgaaatcttACATCTGTAAATAATAGTGAAAGAGTCATATGGCCTCTTTCACAGAAAAATTAGGATTTCACTTTTATTGCTTAATCCGtccaaaattacaacaaaaaatagttgtaaagaaaatatttatattataaaaaaaaagaaaatcgtgtaattttttaaagtaaagtttGACATCAAGAATGAATAGATGTCAGGGAACAAGACGGCTGCTCCCAAGAAAATTTTTATTTCCAGCGacatttttgataattttgtctttatttgGGTAACTTAATATGTTCATCAactggcaaatatagggaaatATTGAAAGATAATAAACTTTACCCCCATTTTTATTACAAGTAGAACGATCCAAAGACCAAACCATATGACTTTTATGTGTCCTCACATGCTCCCACACTATAGGCGGCAACTTTGGCAAAGGTGTGATGTTTTCGTTTATCTGAAAACCATTCCCTTTAAAAGGAATTGAAAATAACCTTGATGTTACAGCactaaataaaataacatattcCATGTCAAATATATTGAACATTTGTCACATTGGGTTTTCTTGTCCCCCTCTTATCTCAAATACActcaaattaaattttgaaacaataaaataataaaacaatgcaAAGTTCATACCATTGCCGTTATGCTTCGCTAGAAGGGGTAAAAGTTTAACTGAAGCTGTTCCTAAAGTGACATCACTTTTGATATTGAAGTGATTCAGAACCTTAAACTGTAACTCTGCTGTTGGTTTGACCAATCTGTGCAAGGAGATATAAAGTAAACAAGAAATTACATACACATtgtttaattaataaaaatacttgTACAATGTAAATAACTATATCACTCTTTTTCTGATGGATAGTGTAATATTCATCTCTTTTCcacaaacacaaaaaaaaattaggtaaATTTTGACTCATACAATTAGAAGTTTTCAATacacaatacaacaacaaaatcagGTTCTGACATATGTTATATATCTTTTgcaacgcctctggcagtctcgtaATTACATAATTACGTaattcaatatagcaacagtgcttcctttgaaaaacagctaatgaataattattcacagaagaaaacattaataagataataaaatattatgtccattgacccaaaatgacctttgatcgtgatcatgtgacctaaggatTGTGCAAAactatcattcatacttgattacccttatgttgaTGCTTCATGAGCATTGCAAGTACCAtaaacttcctaagttatgatgccaattcaacacatactccaaacacggccagagttcattgacctttaaatgacctttgaccttggccatgttcctgaaacacacacagggtattcagggatacactgctactcttatgtacaagtttcatgaactacatccatagacttttaaagttatgatgacaattccacaaatacccccaacattaccaaagtttgttgaccgtaaatgacatttgaccttggtcatgtgacctgaaattagcacaagatgttcaaggatactttattgtttattgctcttatgtccaagtttcatgaactagatccataaaatttcaaagttgtgatgacaattcctcaaatacccccaatatggccaaagttcgttgacccttagtgacctttgaccttggtcatgtgacctgaaactcgcacatgatattcagggatacatggttgctcttatgtttgtcttatttccaattcaattcaattcattgacCATTAAAAAGacatcaaaatatttacaaaaataacatgataCAAACAAactaatacaaaatataacaggtTACAAATGACTTAATGGTCAGGACCCCTAAGAAGCAAAACTGCTTATAGCCGGGGCCCTACAAATACACAAATATCATAACCG from Lytechinus pictus isolate F3 Inbred chromosome 2, Lp3.0, whole genome shotgun sequence carries:
- the LOC135153124 gene encoding E3 ubiquitin-protein ligase Su(dx)-like, coding for MAEPDGGTLSQLHVTIQSANLKDTNSSFFSGKGDPYVEMVVDSQPPRKTEVVKKTWNPKWDEHFTVLVKPTAELQFKVLNHFNIKSDVTLGTASVKLLPLLAKHNGNGMNFALFYYFIVSKFNLSVFEIRGGQENPM